TATATAAGCATCGGTTTGCACTGATGACTCCAtgttctgtcgcactttgtaataaaactGTCGCACTTTGTAGTACCTGCACACTTGTAAtaaaaagctgtcgcactttgcaATAACAGAAAATCACACTTTGCCAAAAAagaagctgtcgcactttgtaatgaCCCTTGTCGCATTTTGTTAGAAACTTGAAATGGATGGTCGAAGGACAAGTAAACCAATAAGTATcatcatcgacaacaacaacaacaacaataatagcaaaataataataataataataataataataataataataacaataattataaaaataattcaCTGAACGGTTTTCAGCACCAATTTCTCATGTGGAAAGTGTTCACATCAACAGCGGCCTTCCGGATTGTagagaagagagagagagagacgtagagacgtagttgcaaggtCTCATTCCTTTTCcagccccgccgccagagcgacCCGGAGAGCTCGCTCACAGGCTATCAAATTCTTTGCACAGCTCCCCAAAGCCCTCAATTACGTTTTCTCTCAATATGGTGGTCTTCTCTTCAAAATCGCCCCCTCCCTCTGGTTAGGGTGTGGTaaaggtgattttttttaaaaaaaccatCAAACTTTGGGTTGCAATTTTGGGTTAATTTCGCTCCTTTTATGgaatttttaattgtttaaggtggctccgatATTAAAGCAGGTGCATTGATCTATGACGAACTTTTCGTCATTACTTTTTCGTTTTCAACGTAATGGTTGAGAAACTTTGTAGTCAGTGGTAAGAGAGACAAAAgagagtaaagttccttgtctaagaaAACAACGCGGGGAGTAGGTTGTGAGGTAAATATACCGCAGAAATGATGTAACAGGAGAGGGGGGAGGCAAGTTTTATGAGGACCCAACAACATTTGAGCGCTTCAAATGAACAAACAACGTTTTCACGCAACCTTAACAATAAGCAGAGTTTGATATAATTTCTTGAATAAAGGTTGTGCTTATATACTTTTTATCCTATAGGCTTTCCTTTTTAAAGAGGCAGAAGACTTACCAAATTTATTATATGACAAATTCGCCACCCCTGGGAGGACTTTTGATGAGTAGGGCCTGGGGATGGGAACGCTTGGAAAAGACTGAGCCATAAATAACCAAAATCAGTCTCTTACCATCAATTAACCAAATCACGTCTTCAGTGGTTTTTAAAAGTATATGTCATTAAACGTAGGCCGATTTACAAGAACTCTAACCTACCTTTTGTATCCGGTTGCGTCAACGACAGGCTCGTAATTCATGACTGTATTTCCTTCGCTGTTTACTTCAAAACTACCAACAGTGTCACCACATGGAAAGGTGTTCTCcggagacaaagaaaacttttggcagatcttaaaaacaaataaaggagAAGCTATTAGGGGACCGTGTCGCTCAACTGTATTTCTGCCCTTCAAATTTTGTCCAATAAATAATCTTGTGATACATGTAAATGAAACATGCTTTCACCGCAAGCAGGCGCAGTTTTGCTTAATACCTTCTTAAGTATGCACAAAAAGTGTTTTAACTACTTCGACTTAAACTGGAAGTTTATTTGCAAGAGagtgatttttaaaaatatcaacaTTGCCTTAGCCCGAACGGCGAATGGATTttgagctttaaaaaaaaagaaaaaaaaaacgccactGTCAGCATTGActtgcgtagctggcgggatcaGGGTTGATGTATTCCCATTCTTCTCGCGGCCTATAGCAAAATTCGTTCCATTGGTGCTttccgccagctacgcaggctatcagcGTATCCAATCGCTGTCTGCAGATCCTGAGTTCTGACCAACagcaagtttaattttttctctcaGACGTTCCGAGTTCAAGTCTTCGGAAGGAGAACATCTACTGCACTTGGGGTTAGTACTGCCCCACCAACAGTCCTCACTCCTTTTACTTATAAATCGTAAGATTTGGGCCAGCTTCCTATTGACTTTTGTACCTTCTTAATTGTGCCATTTACTGCTATATAGCCTTTAAAACACTTACCAAAAGGTCAATGCAGCTACTACCTTCGCTAAACTTTGTGCAAGGATTCCAGTCAAACACAAGTGTTGTATGATAGGGCGCCTTAGTTGGAATTCCTTTGaaacttaaaaagaaataaaagcaaTCAACCCCATGCACCACAAAAGTTTCACCCCTATCAATGATGTCCAGTTCTACTACACCAAATGATGAGTAGAGTATAGCTTACAGCTACCACTTGTCTACGGTGGGGCTGGGGCTTAAAGAAGTTCTTTTGCACTCGCCACGGTGGTAACCGACGATGTCAATGATCGCAAATGAGATCCTTCGCCTGGGGCTATGCAATGCTTACAGCTGTCCATGGCCACCACTGCACATGCACAACCATATCGTTGATACCTTTGGTACCGTGTTCTTTGCCGAGGTATAGTATACTCATTTAAGACTGAAATGAGAAATTTGATTGGGTATACATTCATTACCCTTTTCCATAAAAAATACTGCCAATCAAAAAGGTAGAAACCATTGAATTTTCTGCGGTATGCAATAGGTCGTTTTCACACACACGCCctcacaaaattcaaaattcccACATGTATCAGGGCATGTATTAGTCCAGTTAAAATTAAACCTATATTTTCTCGTTTCAAAAGGGTAACTTGCTTATTTACATTTTTACTTATACTGGTGGAATTGACGCTACCcatattttcttgtttataaCATCTGAAAATAACCagctcccccctcccctcaaaagtcaaatgatcGTCTCAATCGCAGAGAAAAGGTAGACACAACCCTTTCTGGTCCATgagtccgccattttgtctttttttggtCGGAGACGACTTGCTACTGAGTAAAAACTTGATTGGCTATCCCACAGGCAGCCCAGGGTTAACTAAGCTGAATCGGCTTACGTGCAAGGGCTCACGTCTGGGCTTGATTACATGCATTGCGTTTCCATGCAGATTTGGAGGAGCTTAGTTTTCGGAACTTTGATTTCTATATCCTATCATCGTGACTAAACTGGTCAACAAAACATGTCTATAGCGGCACATAGGCCAAAATGACAatgttacccccccccccccccgggttcaCTTCCTTGAAGCCCTCCAAAACCGGGCTGCTAGGATAGTGGCTTGTACTGTGCGCAGCAAGCAGGCATTGGACGTTCTGAAATGGCCCACCTTGGAGGACCGCCGACGtcaatctgtttttaaactCGTTAAGAAATGCCTGCAAGGTCAATGTCCCAGtattttaaacattattttaaacgTAATAATACAATCCATGCGCGCGCTACTAGACAAAGCAACCTCTTACATCCGCCTGCTGTGAGAACTGAAATTGCAAAAAGATCCTTCTATTATCATGGTTGCACTCTTTTTAACGAATTATCTTAATGATATTTcgtgttttacatcttttaatcttttaattgaaaatagttttctatttatattattacctgTATTAGTGTAATGTTTATATGTTTAGTGTGTTTTTGTGCGTTGTTGCTCAGGGCTCCCATTGATAACAGACAGCTTTTTGCGTCTGAAGGGGCTACCCTGAgcggtataaattaataaaggttctttttcttcttcttcttcttcttcttcttcttcttcttcttcttcttcttcttccggAAAGTTGACCATTTGTAATACATGAATCCATGGACCTTGCGAACCCAATTTGAAACGGAGCCACTTTGAGAATACTATTAGATAGTACTATTGGTTTCTTCACTGACCTACATAAGTAATGTGGTGATTTCTCTCTTAAATTTGCGCTTACTGACTCgtggaagaaaaaaagtttagtTCCTATAAGATGTACTCACGCAGGTCCACTAGGTCCATCGATTTCCCTCAGGCTGATAACTTTCCCGTTGCTTTTTCGGCACGAGCAGTTGTCGATCTTTTCATATGTTTCCGCGAGAATCCAGCGGAATTGTAACACAAaaagaaacgaaacaaaaaggGAAAGTTTTGCTGCACTGTTATGTTTCCTCTCCATCGAGTAAGagtttataaaagaaaaatagttttaaggTTGCATGCGTGACCCGCGTTTGTTGAGTAGCGCAGCCTGGTCTGTTTCACTATACCGGGAACAACCCGATCGTCTGGAAAAGCCGGATCGGAACAAATTCAAGGAAACTGGGAATGTTTCTTACAGGTTTTAGTAGGTTCCACAATTTTTGGGCTTTTACTGTGGTTAAAATAGTATAGAACGCTTCATCAGAATGGCCGACTAAGCAAGGGCAAAATTATTCCAATATTTTGTTGCAGTAGGAAGAACATTTTTGCTATTCTGAtgaaaacacatgaaaacagcGAAAAGCTTGATTTTTCCGCGACAaatgaaattacataataactTTCGGAAAATTGACTTAAGCAACCCGAATGAGACAAATACGGCCTTATCTGAAAAAAGGTGACTTATTTCAAGTTTTATAAAGATCTATAAAGGCGAGCGAATTCGACAACAAAGTATCATATTTCTTGTTTTGGGTGCCATTCATGATTTTTGGAGTTTTTCAGATTTTAGCTACAGGTTTTTAATATTGAAAAGTAGGAAAGTGGATGCCGGAAGCGATCACTCATCCGCGCCTAAGTTTTTTTCTGTCTAATATTCGGCACTATTGTGGTCATCCAAAGAAAAACTGTGTTTGCTTCTAACACAAAGATTAGAAGTGCTTTTGTAAATgccagaaaaaggaaaaaaattattggtgGGGCTGTAGCCTACACAACCCCATTTCCGATTTGCCCCTTAAGCCTTTgctcaaaacgaggctaagcgcGAAGCTATTGATTTGAAACTGATTCTTTATTCTCATGGAAATGAAACTCATCTTCCcaacaaaggttttgcactcAGTTGATTTATAGCCTcaatttgaaagtgagagtttttggaactcggaaatggcctattgaactCGTTTTCAGACATTGCCATTTGAAAAGCATGTAGCTTCAAAATAAAAGGTATTTGTCGAACAAGCAATTCTCTTACAAATGCTGTGTTTTTACCTTTAAACTCCTCCATTTCACTAGGAGAAAGGTCGCATCTATCAAACCACGTCGAACAAAAAAGCCACGAAACAAGCTTAACTTGACACTTCCGGTTCAAATTCCTTACCCTACCAAGGCAAAGGCGACATTCCCCACCCCTCTGGGTTCAAATGATGGTCAAATGCCCAGGATTTGCCTGGGGCTGGAGATGCTGAATTTTCGCAGCAGGGTCGTTTACAagctcgtcacgcaacgctgctCCGGCTCCACTAGACTAAAAGTAAATTGTAGTAGTTTGCCCACGAAGCGCTAGGATTTATTGAGAACTCGTTTTAatcgtgtccgtgcgttccagatcgaattggaacctctcggagcaagggagagaaccagcAACAATCTCAAACCATATATGGCGTCGACACCGGGAttcattggtgggaggcgagtgctcacaccactgcgccacccttgttTGCTGATTCGGCTCGTGATTCTCGTGATTCTCCTGTGGCCACTCGACGCATGGACCAACCCTTACTGATATTTCAGCTGATTCACAGGATTGAATCATTCGTGATTCTCGTGATTCTCGTATGGCTCACGAATTTCTTCTGTGTATCAGCTGATTTCCGGGCTGCTGCTGACAAAAAGGCGAACAGTGCGAGGGCAAGTTGGTGGAAGAGCTGTCTGATCGCGATCTGAGCTCTGAAATGTCTTTTGGTTTTGATGAGGACTTTGTGAGTTCTATTGACGAAGATCTACAATGTTCAATTTGTTATCTGGCTTTGCGAGAACCGGTTCTCACCAGATGTGGCCACAGATTCTGTAGGCAGTGTCTCGACCGACACATGGCAAGGTTtgtctcttccttttttttttggaaaataacgTTGTCTCACTAAGGTAGTTTCCCACTTAAGTGTCTTAATAGATGTAAAATTAGTAGTAAATTGTGCTTGTGTCGTAAGCTTATAAACTTATATAGGGGCAAATGCAGCAGAAATGTCGGTTaaaatcccggggggggggggcacttgggtattttttgggtgggtatgtgccgtaAGTTGGTGGAAGAGCTGTCTGATCGCGATCTGAGCTCTGAAATGTCTTTTGGTTTTGATGAGGACTTTGTGAGTTCTATTGACGAAGATCTACAATGTTCAATTTGTTATCTGGCTTTGCGAGAACCGGTTCTCACCAGATGTGGCCACAGATTCTGTAGGCAGTGTCTCGACCGACACATGGCAAGGTTtgtctcttccttttttttttggaaaataacgTTGTCTCACTAAGGTAGTTTCCCACTTAAGTGTCTTAATAGATGTAAAATTAGTAGTAAATTGTGCTTGTGTCGTAAGCTTATAAACTTATATAGGGGCAAATGCAGCAGAAATGTCGGTTaaaatcccggggggggggggcacttgggtattttttgggtg
The sequence above is a segment of the Porites lutea chromosome 3, jaPorLute2.1, whole genome shotgun sequence genome. Coding sequences within it:
- the LOC140929545 gene encoding uncharacterized protein yields the protein MERKHNSAAKLSLFVSFLFVLQFRWILAETYEKIDNCSCRKSNGKVISLREIDGPSGPAFKGIPTKAPYHTTLVFDWNPCTKFSEGSSCIDLLICQKFSLSPENTFPCGDTVGSFEVNSEGNTVMNYEPVVDATGYKRTFKITLKCDPGKFPGYTDGVTEVYTPLTSEYSMTFSSKCACDDGCFKQSS